The genomic segment GGGTGCTCAAGGAAATTGAAAAAACGGAAAAAGTCGAAAGCTGGGTCCGGCAGCGCCTGCAGAACAAAAAGAAGATTCCCGGTTTCGGACACCGCGTCTATCGTTGTGAGGATCCCCGCGTCGCCCCCCTGCGCCAACAGGCCAGGCAATGCGCGGAGCTGGTCGGCAATCTCCACTTCTATGAGCTGACCAGGGCTCTGGAAAAAACAGTCACCAACCTCACCGGACTTTTCCCCAACGTCGATCTTTATTCGGCTTCACTGTATCATGCCATGGAGATCCCGGAAGAACTTTTCACACCGATCTTTGCCATGAGCCGGGTCGTAGGCTGGACTTCACATATTTTCGAACAGTGGCGCCAAAACCGTCTGATCCGGCCCCGGGCCGAGTATGTCGGTCCCGCGTCGCTCAGCTACGTGCCTATTCAGGAACGGGATTCAAAAACCGAGCCCCAGTGACAAAACCCGGCGCCCTTTAAAAATAAACCACCCAACATCGACGACCTCACAACAACCATAATAACCGCGAGAAACGCGAGGACTCAGGTTGCCGCGCAAGGTTTGCAAAGCCCTGTAAAAATTAATTTTCAGTAAGGAAGAAACCGCCATGCAGAAAAAAACCGCCATTACCCTAATTTTTGTCGTCTTACTTGCACTCCTTCTTGGCGCCGGACTTGCGGCGGGAACCGAAATGATCACCGCCACCGGCAAAGTCATCCCCCTGGCCTACGATGAAAACGATGCCGTGGTCGTGGTTTCCATCGAAGAAGCCGACGGAACCTATTACGACATTGCTCCCGAGGGTCGGGGCAAGGAACTGCTGGCTCTGGCGGAGAAGACCATTGAAGCCCACGGTCAGCTCGTCAAGGACGAAGACGGCTATGAAATGCTGAGAGTTGATTCCTATAAAGTACTGGACGAATAGCCGTCCCGGCAACCCAGACCACGCTTAAAACCCGGCCAACCCCAAGCCAGCAGGTAAACCATGCCGACACCAAACCTTTCTTTTCACGGTGAAGATGTCCCTTCCGCGACGCCGGATCAGGCTCTTTTTCACGTCATTGCCGCCCCTTACGAAAAAACCGTGTCCTACCTGGGGGGAACAGCCGCAGGGCCACAGGCCATCCTTGAAGCCTCACACCAGCTTGAACTCTTCGACGGCCAAAGCATTCCGGCTCAGGCCGGCATCCACACCCAAGCGACGATCGACTGCAGCGGCGATGAGCAAGATGTCCTGGATGCGATCCGGCAAGCCGTTACCGAGGCCCTGCGCCACCGGGCCGTACCGGTATTGCTCGGCGGCGAGCACACCATCACCCAAGCCGCGATTCAGGCGCTCAGGGAATTTTATTCTGAATTCGGGGTCATCCAGTTCGATGCCCATGCCGATCTGCGGAACAGTTATCAGGGCAATCCCTTAAGTCATGCCTGTGTCATGAAACGGATTTTCGATCTCGGGATTCCCATCTTTCAGATCGGAACTCGCAGCTACTCATACGAAGAGCATCTTTTCCGGCAAAAACATAGCCTTCCCTTTGCCGATGCCGAAACAATTTTCCGGACCGGAATCAAAGCCGCGATGCCACCGCAAGATTTCCCGCATGAGGTTTTCGTCACTTTCGATCTCGATTGTTTCGATCCGTCCCTGATTCCGGCCACCGGCACCCCGGTACCCGGAGGCCTGGATTGGTATCAGGTCAAGTGGATTCTTGAGGCAATCGCCACGCGTCATCGGATTATCGGTTTTGACGTGGTCGAGCTGGCCCCGGCCCCCGATTCTCCGGCCGCCGCCTTTGCCGGCGCCCAGTTGACATACAATCTGATGGGTCTGATCAGTCGCCAGGCTGATCAGACCCATCCTTGATAGCCTTCGCAACAATTCCGCCGGTTACGTCTCCCATCAACCTGAACACTGCGATTTGCTATACACGCCGCAGTGTTCAGGTTGATGGGCGCTCGCCTTCGGAGCCGTTATTGCGCCATCTTTTTTTGCGCTTTTCAAGCGTGGTTATGAGTTTGTCCAGGTTCAGAAGCCGCCAAACGCTGAACCGGGTTTGGCCCCCAAAAATCTGCATGAGGACTTGCGGTTTCGTCTTGTTTCATGTAAACAGGACAGCGTCTTTCAATTATTTTTTTGGGGCGATGACAGATTTTTTTTTCATTTCGTCTCCGCCCCTGCCGCGGCCTTGGGCGGATTTTTCCTATGATGATTTTATGAACCGGTCCGGAGGCTTGCTCATCAACGGCGGGCGGTCATCCCGGGTCTTCCGTTTTGTCGACAAGGAAGGGGCCTGTTACCTCAAGCGCTACACCTACAACAAAATTCATTGGCGCTATTGCTGGCAGAAATCACAGGCCCGCCAGGAATATGAAAATCTGGAAAAACTCAAACAGACCTCGCTGGGCTGCAGCACCATTGAGATTCTGGCGTTTGGCGAGAAGCGTGATGGCCGCATTCTGCGCAGCGCCTTCATTCTCAGTCGCGAGGTGGCCGGCAGCCAGCGCCTGTCTCTTTTTCTGGACGAAAATCAGAGCCCGAAAAGAAAGCCGGTCATCGATAAAATCGTCCGCTTCGGCGCTCAGCTGATTCGCAGCGGCCTGGCCTTAAACGATCTTTATTTTCGCAATATTCTGGTGATTCCCGAAAGTGCCGAAATCTACCTCCTCGATGTGCAGCACTGCGCGCTTAATCGCAAGCGGGCCCGACTTAAAACCTATCCCCAGCTATGGTCCGACATTCTCCTTTATTTCACCCCGGACGAACAGGCCTGGGCCGCCGCCCGCCTCAAAGCCGAGCTGCCTTACAATCTCAAAGAGCTGCGGCATCGCGCCGAAAAGTTTTTGCCCAGGGAGAAAAAAAGAAAAGCCGCCGAGCTGGCTTATGCAAAAAAGATCGAAGAGCTTCAAACTTGAGCCGCCGACGGCTACAGAACTCCGGGCGCTGCCGACGCCTGAACTTAGGCTAACGGCAAATGCGGACCTTGGCCCCACAATGCAACATCACGGGGCTGCACTCGCAAAAACAGTACTCTCAGTAATTCTTTTTTTGTTTTTTTCAGACCGAACATCCATTGCCAGGCCCTGGCAAACTTTAAAAGCAGCATTTAAACCTTCCACCGGAGTCCGACACATGGAAAACATCCTGGGCCGCATTAACGATTTTTTCAATAATCCCGAATGGCGCGCCAGATTCCTGCAATACCGCTGGCCTTTAAGCCTTGTGGGCCTGGTTATTCTGCTCCGGCTTATGTACAAGGAATATTTCTGGCACGGCCTGGGCATCTCCGGCCTCGGCGAAGCGCTGCAACTGTGGTGTTTCGCTTCCCTGCACAAAAAAAAGGCGCTGGCCGCGAAGGGCCCCTATGCGGTAGTCAGAAACCCGATGTATATCGGTCGCTATTTTCTCATCCTGGGAGCCGTGACCATGACCGGCCGTTTCTGGCTGATGCTTATTTTTTCGGTCGTCTACTATTTTTACATGGTTAACCGGGTCCGGCGCGAAGAAGAGATCTTGAGTGAAATTTTCGGCGCTGAGTACGCCGCCTATTGCCGCGAGACCAACCGCTTTCTGCCCCCGATGCGAAAACCAAACCCGAAAGACCTGCGCTATTTTCGCTGGGACCTGTTTTTCAAAAACAATGCGCACTTGAATCTGCTGGCCGTGGCGGTTGCCTATCTCATCGTTTACATCTATCTTTTTTAGAATAAAAACAAACCCCTAGCGGCATAACCGG from the Pseudomonadota bacterium genome contains:
- the speB gene encoding agmatinase, with the translated sequence MPTPNLSFHGEDVPSATPDQALFHVIAAPYEKTVSYLGGTAAGPQAILEASHQLELFDGQSIPAQAGIHTQATIDCSGDEQDVLDAIRQAVTEALRHRAVPVLLGGEHTITQAAIQALREFYSEFGVIQFDAHADLRNSYQGNPLSHACVMKRIFDLGIPIFQIGTRSYSYEEHLFRQKHSLPFADAETIFRTGIKAAMPPQDFPHEVFVTFDLDCFDPSLIPATGTPVPGGLDWYQVKWILEAIATRHRIIGFDVVELAPAPDSPAAAFAGAQLTYNLMGLISRQADQTHP
- a CDS encoding isoprenylcysteine carboxylmethyltransferase family protein produces the protein MCSTARLIASGPDLKPIPSYGPTFSFISPRTNRPGPPPASKPSCLTISKSCGIAPKSFCPGRKKEKPPSWLMQKRSKSFKLEPPTATELRALPTPELRLTANADLGPTMQHHGAALAKTVLSVILFLFFSDRTSIARPWQTLKAAFKPSTGVRHMENILGRINDFFNNPEWRARFLQYRWPLSLVGLVILLRLMYKEYFWHGLGISGLGEALQLWCFASLHKKKALAAKGPYAVVRNPMYIGRYFLILGAVTMTGRFWLMLIFSVVYYFYMVNRVRREEEILSEIFGAEYAAYCRETNRFLPPMRKPNPKDLRYFRWDLFFKNNAHLNLLAVAVAYLIVYIYLF